Proteins from one Bradyrhizobium roseum genomic window:
- a CDS encoding cation diffusion facilitator family transporter — translation MAHDHVHHDHSHAHDHSHGHAGHSHAPDSFGWAFAIGAALNTAFVVAELTFGYAANSLALISDAVHNLSDVFALLLAWGAAWLAQQKPTQQHTYGYRRASILAALFNAGLLLVAVGGIAVEAVNRFYSPAPVAGGTVVAVAALGVAINGGTALLFMRGRHGDLNIRGAYLHMAADAGVSLGVVMAALIIMATGWLWLDPAISLAIAAVVFWSGWGLARDSVNLALDGVPRGIELSKVKDYLGRLEGVTEVHDLHIWAMSTNETALTAHLVRPGGSDDAFLHGVCEELAHRFNIHHATLQIEAAAEVCKLAPAERV, via the coding sequence ATGGCGCACGATCACGTTCACCACGATCACTCCCACGCGCATGATCATTCCCATGGTCACGCCGGGCACAGCCATGCGCCGGACAGTTTCGGCTGGGCATTTGCGATCGGCGCTGCGCTCAATACCGCTTTCGTCGTCGCCGAACTGACCTTCGGCTACGCTGCCAACTCGCTGGCCCTGATTTCGGACGCCGTTCACAATCTCTCCGACGTGTTCGCGCTGCTCTTGGCATGGGGCGCGGCCTGGCTGGCGCAGCAGAAGCCGACGCAGCAGCACACTTATGGCTATCGCCGTGCCTCGATCCTGGCGGCGTTGTTCAACGCCGGACTGCTGCTGGTCGCGGTCGGAGGCATTGCCGTCGAGGCGGTCAACCGGTTTTACAGTCCGGCCCCCGTCGCGGGCGGGACAGTCGTGGCTGTCGCGGCGCTTGGCGTCGCTATCAACGGCGGCACGGCGCTCTTGTTCATGCGCGGCCGTCACGGCGACCTCAATATTCGCGGCGCCTATCTGCACATGGCGGCCGATGCCGGTGTTTCGCTCGGCGTGGTGATGGCGGCGTTGATCATCATGGCGACGGGCTGGCTGTGGCTCGATCCCGCGATCAGCCTCGCGATCGCCGCCGTCGTGTTCTGGAGCGGCTGGGGCCTGGCGCGCGACAGCGTCAATCTCGCGCTCGACGGCGTGCCGCGCGGCATCGAGCTTTCCAAGGTGAAGGATTATCTCGGCCGGCTGGAGGGCGTCACCGAGGTGCACGACCTGCACATCTGGGCCATGAGCACCAACGAGACCGCGCTGACCGCGCATCTGGTGCGGCCCGGCGGCAGCGACGACGCCTTCCTGCACGGGGTCTGCGAGGAACTCGCGCACCGCTTCAACATCCACCACGCCACGCTGCAGATCGAGGCCGCCGCCGAGGTTTGCAAGCTGGCGCCGGCGGAGCGGGTGTAG
- a CDS encoding MFS transporter, which produces MDGNETSIAIEPKPAVTALIRLLYVARGLRGFGDGFAIIILPAYMTALGYDAVAVGIVATASLLGTALLTLVTGWIAPRYDLRPLLIAGAGLMAATGVAFPGVEHVVLIALVAFIGTINPSGGDLGVLVPLEHAVLAHGATDQRRTQVFARYSLIGALCTAAGSLAASLPDWLVAGGTTQLAAFRLMFYAYAVLGIVCAMLYRYVPHTRGEETPPQTPLGPSRSTVYKLAALFSIDSFAGGFVAQSLLVLWLFERFDLSLSAAGLFFFWSSTLSAFSYPVAAWIAKRIGLVNTMVFTHIPSSIFLILAAFAPDLYVALALLLMRSALSQMDVPTRTSYVMAVVTPAERPAAASVTAVPRSLASAISPAISGVLMMTSFGGLPLVVCGTLKIAYDLALLLSFRHIKPPEERGR; this is translated from the coding sequence ATGGACGGAAACGAGACCAGCATTGCGATTGAACCGAAACCCGCCGTCACCGCGCTGATCCGGCTACTCTATGTTGCGCGGGGCCTGCGCGGCTTTGGCGACGGTTTTGCCATCATCATCCTGCCGGCCTACATGACCGCGCTTGGCTACGATGCGGTTGCGGTCGGCATCGTCGCGACTGCCTCGCTGCTCGGCACGGCGCTGCTGACTCTGGTCACGGGCTGGATCGCGCCGCGCTACGATTTGCGGCCGTTGCTGATCGCGGGTGCGGGCCTGATGGCGGCGACCGGCGTTGCCTTTCCCGGCGTCGAGCATGTTGTGCTGATCGCGCTGGTCGCTTTCATCGGGACCATCAATCCCTCGGGCGGCGATCTCGGCGTGCTGGTGCCGCTCGAACATGCCGTGCTGGCGCATGGCGCCACCGACCAGCGCCGCACGCAGGTGTTCGCGCGCTACAGCCTGATCGGCGCGCTATGTACCGCGGCAGGTTCGCTGGCCGCTTCGCTCCCCGATTGGCTGGTGGCCGGCGGCACCACGCAACTCGCCGCATTCCGCCTGATGTTCTATGCTTATGCCGTGCTCGGCATCGTCTGTGCGATGCTCTATCGCTACGTGCCACACACTCGCGGTGAGGAGACGCCGCCGCAAACCCCGCTCGGACCGTCGCGGAGCACGGTCTACAAGCTCGCGGCGTTGTTCAGCATCGATTCCTTTGCCGGAGGTTTCGTCGCCCAGTCGCTGCTGGTGCTCTGGCTGTTCGAGCGGTTCGATCTGTCATTGTCGGCGGCCGGGTTGTTTTTCTTCTGGTCGAGCACGCTGAGCGCCTTTTCCTATCCGGTGGCGGCCTGGATCGCCAAACGCATCGGCCTCGTCAACACCATGGTGTTCACGCATATCCCGTCAAGCATCTTCCTGATCCTGGCGGCGTTCGCGCCGGATCTCTATGTGGCGCTTGCCCTGCTGTTGATGCGCTCGGCGCTGTCACAGATGGACGTGCCGACCCGCACTTCCTACGTCATGGCCGTGGTGACGCCAGCGGAACGACCGGCTGCCGCCAGCGTCACCGCTGTGCCGCGCAGCCTGGCATCCGCAATCAGTCCAGCGATCTCCGGCGTCCTGATGATGACGTCGTTTGGGGGATTGCCCCTGGTGGTCTGCGGCACGCTGAAGATCGCCTACGATCTCGCGCTGCTGTTGTCGTTCCGCCACATCAAGCCGCCGGAGGAGCGGGGGCGTTAG
- a CDS encoding MFS transporter encodes MNRSQLSIITALGTTQTLAWASSYYLPAILADPIARDLGVSSNWIFAAFSASLVISAMLGPRIGRQIDLVGGRSVLSLSNLVLAAGLALLGLSYSIPLLLVAWLLLGIGMGAGLYDAAFGALGRIYGDSARRSITGITLIAGFASTVGWPLTAWGLETIGWRNTCFAWAAAHILIGLPINWLMLPPVAGAKAAVAAAVKPHIPLDRTMILLAFAFAAAWGVAGAMAAHLPRILESAGATSLQAVAAGALIGPSQVAARIFEASFLSRYHPLVSGRLACLTHPVGAAIIGLWGGAAASVFAVFHGTGNGILTIARGTMPLAIFGPQNYAYRLGIIGAPARIAQAGAPLAFSLLIDVMGSRILIVSSALSLSALLALYLLQAPPKE; translated from the coding sequence GTGAACCGCAGCCAGCTTTCCATCATTACGGCGCTCGGCACCACGCAGACGCTCGCCTGGGCCTCGAGCTATTACCTGCCGGCGATCCTCGCCGATCCGATCGCACGCGATCTCGGCGTATCCTCGAACTGGATTTTCGCCGCGTTCTCGGCATCGCTCGTCATCTCGGCGATGCTTGGACCGCGCATCGGGCGGCAGATCGATCTGGTCGGCGGCCGTTCAGTTCTGTCGCTTTCCAACCTCGTGCTGGCCGCGGGGCTGGCGCTGCTCGGCCTGTCCTATTCGATCCCGTTGCTACTGGTCGCCTGGCTCCTGCTCGGCATCGGCATGGGAGCCGGACTCTACGACGCCGCCTTCGGCGCGCTCGGCCGAATCTACGGCGACTCCGCGCGGCGCTCGATCACCGGCATCACCCTGATCGCGGGCTTCGCCTCCACGGTCGGATGGCCCCTGACCGCGTGGGGGCTGGAAACGATCGGCTGGCGCAACACCTGCTTTGCGTGGGCAGCGGCGCATATCCTGATCGGCCTGCCGATCAACTGGCTGATGCTGCCCCCGGTCGCCGGCGCCAAGGCGGCGGTCGCCGCCGCCGTCAAGCCGCATATCCCGCTTGACCGAACCATGATCCTGCTGGCATTCGCTTTTGCCGCCGCGTGGGGCGTCGCCGGCGCGATGGCCGCGCACCTGCCGCGCATTCTCGAATCCGCCGGCGCGACTTCGCTGCAGGCGGTCGCCGCCGGGGCGCTGATCGGGCCGTCGCAGGTGGCCGCCCGCATCTTCGAGGCGAGCTTTCTGTCGCGCTATCATCCCCTGGTGTCGGGCCGGCTGGCCTGCCTCACCCACCCCGTTGGCGCGGCCATCATCGGACTGTGGGGCGGCGCCGCAGCGAGCGTCTTCGCCGTCTTCCACGGCACCGGCAACGGCATCCTCACCATTGCCCGCGGTACCATGCCGCTCGCGATCTTCGGGCCGCAAAACTACGCCTACCGCCTCGGCATCATCGGTGCCCCGGCGCGGATCGCGCAGGCCGGCGCGCCGCTGGCGTTCAGCCTCCTGATCGACGTCATGGGCAGCCGTATTCTGATCGTATCATCGGCGCTCAGCCTCTCCGCACTGCTGGCGCTATACCTGCTGCAGGCCCCGCCGAAGGAGTGA
- a CDS encoding MFS transporter, which produces MCMGQLGSLLPHVVVPSILAAFLIPEWQLSGAQAGLLAGSGAAGYMLTVPVLATLTDRIDARKILIVGSAVSALGTLLFGLLATGLWSGALFNAIAGAGFAGAYMPGLKALTDRLAPGDSSRAITLYTSSFSVGVGVSFLVSQLVAEAWGWRNAFFVTAVGPLVMLTVCVLLRPAEPKPATRRLLDFTPVFQNRKAMGFILGYGAHCFEIYAIRTWIVAFWTFVAARNPVSSILTPIVVSVVFSVLAMPASILGNEFALRFGRHRAISAVMFASAVVALLIGVFADKSPWLLLPLVFVYAITVPADSGALTSGMSMAAEPDYRGATMAMHTTVGFSMSAVGAWALGIALDAAGGPQNSTAWTAAFLVLAAGILLGPLALYWSRRETP; this is translated from the coding sequence ATGTGCATGGGGCAACTTGGCAGCCTGCTCCCGCACGTCGTCGTGCCCTCCATTCTCGCGGCGTTTCTGATTCCGGAATGGCAATTGAGCGGCGCGCAGGCAGGCCTTTTGGCGGGCTCCGGCGCCGCCGGCTACATGCTGACCGTGCCGGTGCTGGCGACGCTGACAGACCGCATCGACGCGCGCAAGATCCTGATCGTGGGCTCCGCGGTCAGCGCACTCGGTACGCTTCTGTTCGGCCTGCTCGCGACCGGCCTGTGGTCGGGCGCCCTCTTTAACGCGATTGCCGGCGCAGGCTTTGCCGGCGCCTACATGCCGGGACTGAAGGCGTTGACGGATCGCCTCGCGCCGGGCGATTCATCCCGCGCCATCACACTCTATACATCGAGCTTTTCGGTCGGAGTCGGCGTGTCGTTCCTGGTTTCCCAACTCGTCGCGGAAGCCTGGGGCTGGCGCAACGCGTTTTTCGTCACCGCCGTCGGACCACTGGTCATGCTCACCGTCTGCGTGCTGTTGCGACCGGCCGAACCGAAGCCGGCGACGCGACGGCTGCTGGATTTCACCCCCGTGTTCCAGAACCGCAAAGCCATGGGATTTATTCTCGGCTACGGCGCGCATTGCTTCGAGATATACGCGATCAGGACCTGGATCGTGGCGTTCTGGACGTTCGTGGCCGCAAGGAATCCGGTCTCTTCAATCCTCACGCCGATCGTTGTCAGCGTGGTATTCTCCGTGCTCGCCATGCCCGCCAGCATTCTCGGCAATGAATTCGCGCTCAGATTCGGTCGTCACCGCGCGATCTCAGCCGTGATGTTCGCCTCCGCCGTGGTAGCCCTTCTGATCGGCGTCTTCGCGGACAAGTCGCCATGGCTTCTGCTGCCGCTGGTTTTCGTCTACGCCATCACGGTTCCTGCCGATTCCGGTGCATTGACCTCGGGCATGTCGATGGCGGCAGAACCTGATTATCGCGGCGCGACCATGGCAATGCATACGACCGTCGGCTTCAGCATGTCCGCGGTCGGCGCGTGGGCATTGGGTATCGCGCTGGACGCTGCCGGCGGCCCACAAAATTCGACAGCCTGGACGGCGGCATTTTTGGTGCTGGCGGCGGGCATCCTGCTCGGGCCGCTGGCGCTCTATTGGTCGAGAAGAGAGACACCGTGA
- a CDS encoding NAD(P)-binding domain-containing protein, whose translation MSEARTVAIIGAGPVGLAAAAHAVERGLQPIVLEAGNQIGHAMRQWGHVQLFSPWEYNVDKAAARLLAATGWNSPAPDHYPTGAEVVERYLEPLANHAALKPHIQTSSRVTGISRIGFDKMKTRGRDKAPFEIRYQNGQGPKMVKADAVIDVSGTWHSPNPAGANGLPAIGEGEVADRIAYGMPDVLGKERARYAGKTVAVLGAGHSAIGTLTDLATLALEAPGTRPIWLLRGNDPAKAFGGGTNDKLAARGELGAAFAALVTAGRIEVESEFRASHLVTDGPRLVVGALAGCPARRIVVDELIVATGFRPDLDFVRELRIRLDPAIECPVALAPLIDPNEHSCGTVRPHGARELAQDEPGFYFAGMKSYGRAPTFLMLTGYEQVRSIAADIAGDRDAAERVELVLPETGVCSRAVATDASNCCGGPAISDVDACCVADEKAKQQGKTGCGCAS comes from the coding sequence ATGAGCGAAGCCAGGACCGTCGCAATTATCGGAGCCGGCCCCGTGGGCCTTGCCGCCGCCGCCCACGCAGTGGAACGCGGCCTGCAGCCGATCGTGCTGGAGGCGGGCAACCAAATCGGCCATGCCATGCGGCAATGGGGCCACGTGCAGCTGTTCTCGCCCTGGGAATACAACGTCGACAAGGCGGCGGCGCGGCTGCTGGCGGCGACAGGCTGGAATTCGCCGGCGCCGGACCACTATCCGACCGGCGCTGAAGTCGTCGAGCGCTACCTCGAACCGCTGGCCAACCATGCCGCGCTCAAGCCGCACATCCAGACGTCGAGCCGCGTCACCGGCATCAGCCGCATCGGGTTCGACAAGATGAAGACCAGGGGCCGGGACAAGGCGCCCTTCGAAATCCGTTACCAGAACGGGCAAGGGCCGAAGATGGTGAAGGCCGACGCGGTCATCGACGTCTCCGGCACCTGGCATTCGCCCAATCCCGCAGGCGCCAACGGCCTGCCGGCCATCGGCGAGGGCGAGGTTGCGGACCGGATCGCCTACGGCATGCCCGACGTGCTGGGAAAGGAGCGCGCGCGCTACGCCGGCAAGACCGTCGCCGTGCTTGGCGCCGGCCACTCCGCGATCGGCACGCTGACCGACCTCGCAACGCTGGCGCTCGAAGCGCCGGGGACCAGGCCGATATGGCTGTTGCGCGGCAACGATCCCGCCAAGGCGTTTGGCGGCGGCACCAACGACAAGCTGGCTGCCCGCGGCGAACTCGGCGCTGCCTTTGCCGCGCTGGTGACGGCAGGCCGCATCGAGGTCGAGAGCGAGTTCCGGGCTTCTCATCTCGTGACCGACGGCCCTCGCCTCGTCGTCGGCGCGCTCGCCGGCTGCCCGGCCCGCCGCATCGTCGTCGATGAACTCATCGTCGCGACCGGCTTCCGCCCGGATCTGGACTTTGTGCGCGAGCTGCGCATCCGACTCGATCCGGCGATCGAGTGTCCGGTCGCGCTGGCGCCCTTGATCGATCCCAATGAACATAGCTGCGGCACGGTGCGGCCGCATGGTGCGCGCGAACTGGCGCAGGACGAGCCGGGCTTCTATTTTGCCGGCATGAAATCCTACGGCCGCGCGCCAACCTTCCTGATGCTCACGGGATATGAGCAGGTGCGCTCGATCGCCGCCGACATCGCCGGCGATCGCGACGCCGCGGAGCGGGTCGAACTGGTGTTGCCCGAGACCGGCGTCTGCAGCCGCGCAGTCGCCACAGATGCCAGCAATTGCTGCGGCGGACCTGCAATATCGGATGTTGACGCGTGCTGCGTCGCGGACGAGAAAGCAAAACAACAGGGCAAGACGGGATGCGGTTGCGCGTCCTGA
- a CDS encoding ArsR/SmtB family transcription factor, protein MKLDDAATHLEALGNPTRLKIYRALIRAGGAGLAVGRLQEKLKIAPSTLSHHIKSLVVVGLVTQERDATTLICHANYQVMRELLGFLAAECCAESAETAEAKGSAKSAA, encoded by the coding sequence ATGAAACTCGATGACGCCGCGACCCACCTCGAAGCGCTGGGCAATCCGACCCGGCTGAAAATCTACCGCGCGCTGATCCGCGCCGGTGGTGCCGGGCTTGCGGTCGGGCGCCTGCAGGAAAAGCTGAAGATCGCCCCCTCCACGCTGTCCCATCACATCAAGAGCCTGGTGGTGGTCGGCCTCGTGACCCAGGAGCGCGATGCGACCACGCTGATCTGCCACGCCAACTACCAAGTGATGCGGGAGCTGCTCGGCTTTCTCGCCGCCGAATGCTGCGCGGAAAGCGCAGAGACTGCTGAAGCTAAAGGTTCTGCCAAGTCCGCGGCCTAG
- the arsJ gene encoding organoarsenical effux MFS transporter ArsJ, which translates to MVRNYLIVTASYWGFTLVDGALRMLVLFHFFRLGYTPFTLAFLFLLYEAAGIGANLAGGYLASRFGIPRMLAIGQVLQISGLLMLSALDPGWGAAASVAWVVIAQGVAGVAKDLTKTASKSAIKATAAEGSGQLFRWVAWFTGSKNAMKGIGFFLGGLLLDVAGFAPALWLMAALLGVVFVAGLLLLPAQLGKAKSSKTIRELFGKSRGVNLLAAARIFMFGARDVWFVVGLPVFLYAHGWKFLEVGAFLAAWTIAYGGVQAVAPSLVSRSTDGLSREVPAARIWAALLAAVPVALAVIMNSTDVGRPDIVLVVGLALFGLPFAVNSSLHSYLILAYAGSEKAAEDVGFYYAANAVGRLLGIALSGVLYQVAGITGCLIGSAAMLLLCSLITFLLPQNADLSRVRPAPV; encoded by the coding sequence ATGGTCCGAAACTACCTGATTGTCACGGCATCCTATTGGGGCTTCACGCTGGTCGACGGCGCGTTGCGCATGCTGGTGCTGTTTCATTTTTTCAGGCTGGGCTACACCCCGTTCACCCTGGCGTTTCTGTTCCTGCTCTATGAAGCGGCGGGAATCGGCGCCAACCTCGCCGGCGGCTACCTCGCGTCGCGCTTCGGCATTCCCCGCATGCTCGCCATCGGACAGGTGCTCCAGATTTCCGGCCTGCTGATGTTGTCGGCGCTCGATCCGGGCTGGGGCGCAGCCGCATCGGTCGCATGGGTCGTTATCGCCCAGGGCGTCGCGGGCGTCGCCAAGGACCTGACCAAGACCGCATCGAAATCGGCGATCAAGGCAACCGCAGCGGAAGGCAGTGGGCAACTGTTCCGATGGGTCGCCTGGTTCACCGGCTCGAAGAACGCCATGAAGGGAATCGGGTTCTTCCTCGGCGGCCTTCTGCTCGATGTCGCAGGATTTGCCCCTGCGCTATGGCTGATGGCCGCCCTGCTCGGCGTGGTCTTCGTCGCAGGGCTGTTGCTGCTGCCGGCGCAGCTTGGCAAGGCGAAATCGTCGAAAACCATTCGTGAGCTGTTCGGCAAGTCGCGCGGCGTGAATCTTCTGGCGGCCGCGCGCATCTTCATGTTCGGCGCCAGGGACGTCTGGTTTGTCGTGGGACTGCCGGTCTTTCTCTACGCCCACGGGTGGAAGTTCCTCGAAGTCGGCGCGTTCCTGGCCGCCTGGACCATTGCCTATGGTGGCGTGCAGGCGGTCGCACCCTCGCTCGTAAGCCGCAGCACGGACGGCCTCAGCCGTGAGGTGCCGGCGGCACGAATCTGGGCGGCGCTGCTTGCGGCCGTGCCGGTCGCCTTGGCCGTGATCATGAACTCAACCGACGTCGGACGCCCTGATATCGTCCTGGTGGTCGGGCTGGCGCTGTTCGGACTGCCCTTCGCCGTCAACTCGTCCCTGCATTCGTACCTCATTCTGGCCTACGCCGGATCGGAAAAGGCCGCGGAGGATGTCGGCTTTTACTACGCCGCCAATGCGGTCGGCCGCCTTCTCGGCATTGCGCTCTCCGGCGTGCTGTATCAGGTCGCGGGCATCACGGGCTGCCTGATCGGCTCCGCGGCGATGTTGCTGTTATGCTCGCTGATCACGTTCCTGCTGCCACAGAACGCAGATCTGTCGAGGGTAAGGCCCGCGCCGGTTTGA
- a CDS encoding ArsJ-associated glyceraldehyde-3-phosphate dehydrogenase, whose amino-acid sequence MRVGINGMGRIGRLALRAALGGIHRPASDPRAENRLDVVHVNELKGGIAATAHLLEFDSIHGRWHASVAVDSDNALTIGKQGVSFSEKAAPGDVAWGDLGCDIVLECTGKFLKPDQLQAYFDRGVKRVIVAAPVKDEAALNIVVGVNDHLYDPARHRLLTAASCTTNCLAPVVKVIHDSIGIRHGQITTIHDPTNTNVVVDAPHKDLRRARSAMLSMQPTTTGSATAISLIYPELKGKLNGHAVRIPVLNASLTDCVFELKRPTTVEEVNQLFTSASESVLAGILGLETRPLVSADYNNDPRSSIVDALSTMVTDETLLKVYAWYDNEVGYACRMVDLANIVQRSGV is encoded by the coding sequence ATGAGAGTTGGCATCAATGGCATGGGCCGCATCGGCAGGCTCGCGCTGCGCGCCGCGCTCGGCGGCATACACCGTCCAGCAAGCGATCCGCGCGCCGAGAACCGGCTGGACGTCGTCCATGTCAACGAGTTGAAAGGGGGCATCGCGGCGACCGCGCATCTGCTCGAATTCGACAGCATCCACGGGCGCTGGCACGCATCGGTCGCGGTCGATTCCGACAATGCCCTCACGATCGGCAAGCAGGGCGTCAGCTTCAGCGAAAAGGCCGCTCCGGGCGACGTCGCCTGGGGCGATCTCGGCTGCGACATCGTGCTGGAGTGCACCGGCAAGTTTCTCAAGCCCGACCAGCTTCAGGCCTATTTCGACCGCGGCGTCAAACGGGTGATCGTCGCCGCTCCCGTCAAGGACGAAGCGGCGCTCAACATCGTCGTCGGCGTCAATGATCATCTCTACGATCCCGCCCGGCATCGGCTGCTGACGGCGGCATCCTGCACCACCAACTGCCTGGCGCCCGTCGTCAAGGTCATCCACGATTCGATCGGTATCCGTCACGGACAGATCACGACGATCCATGATCCGACCAACACCAACGTCGTCGTGGATGCGCCGCATAAGGATCTCCGCCGCGCACGGTCCGCGATGCTTTCGATGCAACCGACGACCACGGGCAGCGCCACGGCGATTTCATTGATCTATCCTGAACTCAAGGGCAAGCTGAACGGCCACGCCGTGCGGATTCCCGTCCTGAACGCCAGCCTGACCGACTGTGTCTTCGAGTTGAAGCGCCCGACCACGGTCGAGGAGGTCAACCAGCTGTTCACATCGGCTTCCGAAAGCGTTCTGGCCGGCATCCTGGGTCTGGAGACCAGGCCCCTCGTCTCGGCCGACTACAACAACGATCCGCGCAGCTCTATTGTCGATGCCTTGAGCACGATGGTGACCGATGAAACGCTGCTGAAGGTCTATGCCTGGTACGACAACGAAGTCGGCTACGCCTGCCGAATGGTCGACCTCGCCAACATTGTTCAACGTTCGGGCGTGTAG
- a CDS encoding metalloregulator ArsR/SmtB family transcription factor: MEATSREASAIEGFGSLAQPTRLAAVRHLLAAHPGSLPAGEIARLCEVPHNTMSSHLSILSRAGLISAEKDGRSMNYRADIDGFRGLLEFLSRDCCNGRPELCGDAFDLPSEATGRFMTPAFNVLFLCTKNSARSIIAEALLEKIGRGRFRAYSAGSEPAAEPVPEVIERLKALGHNVSHLHSKSWDEFRGPDAPRMDFIIALCDAPNNQFCPDFGNQFVTGAWPLPDPAHFTGSPTERTTLLNELYAMIRRRIEIFTSLPFDSLDRMAIKARLDEIGDTNRVSP; encoded by the coding sequence ATGGAAGCCACCAGTCGCGAAGCCAGCGCCATCGAAGGCTTTGGATCGCTTGCGCAACCAACCCGGCTTGCCGCGGTACGCCATCTGCTGGCGGCGCACCCGGGAAGCCTCCCCGCCGGTGAAATCGCCCGGCTGTGCGAGGTGCCGCACAATACGATGTCATCGCACCTCAGCATTTTGAGCCGAGCCGGCCTGATCTCCGCCGAGAAGGACGGCCGCTCGATGAACTACCGGGCAGATATCGACGGATTCAGAGGTCTGCTCGAATTTCTCTCGCGCGACTGCTGCAACGGCCGTCCGGAGCTGTGCGGTGATGCCTTCGATCTGCCATCCGAAGCGACGGGGAGGTTCATGACACCTGCGTTCAACGTCCTTTTTCTGTGCACCAAAAATTCGGCTCGCTCGATCATCGCCGAAGCGCTGCTGGAGAAGATCGGCCGTGGCCGCTTCCGGGCCTATTCCGCCGGATCGGAGCCGGCCGCAGAACCCGTTCCCGAGGTCATCGAGCGGTTGAAGGCCCTCGGGCACAACGTGTCACACCTGCATTCAAAGTCATGGGATGAATTCAGGGGACCGGACGCTCCCAGAATGGACTTCATCATCGCGCTCTGCGACGCCCCCAACAATCAGTTTTGCCCGGATTTTGGCAACCAGTTCGTCACCGGCGCCTGGCCCCTGCCCGATCCGGCGCATTTCACGGGGTCGCCGACCGAGCGCACCACGCTGCTGAATGAACTCTATGCCATGATCCGGCGCCGGATCGAAATCTTCACCAGCCTCCCGTTCGACTCGCTGGACCGCATGGCGATCAAGGCCCGCCTCGACGAAATCGGCGATACGAACCGCGTATCCCCTTAG
- the arsB gene encoding ACR3 family arsenite efflux transporter, whose translation MNLFERYLSLWVALCIVAGVALGHLLPGLFAAIAGAEIARVNLPVAGLVWLMIIPMLLKIDFGALGEVRGHWRGVGVTLFINWAVKPFSMALLGSIFIGHLFAPWLPAAQIPSYIAGLILLAAAPCTAMVFVWSNLCEGEPHYTLSQVALNDVIMVFAFAPLVGLLLGVASITVPWATLLISVVLYIVVPVIVAQLWRRALLANGPAALQRTLNALQPVSLVALLTTLVMLFGFQGEQIIAQPLVIVLLAVPILIQVYFNAGLAYWLSRRFGVAWCVAAPAALIGASNFFELAVAAAISLFGLNSGAALATVVGVLVEVPVMLSVVHLVKASRGWYESGATASGTAKETARP comes from the coding sequence ATGAACCTTTTCGAACGTTATCTCTCGCTCTGGGTGGCGCTCTGCATTGTCGCCGGGGTAGCGCTCGGACATCTGCTGCCTGGTCTGTTTGCGGCGATCGCGGGTGCCGAAATCGCGCGGGTCAACCTGCCGGTGGCCGGGCTGGTCTGGCTGATGATCATCCCGATGCTGCTGAAGATCGATTTCGGTGCACTCGGCGAGGTGCGCGGGCACTGGCGCGGTGTCGGCGTCACGCTATTCATCAACTGGGCAGTAAAGCCGTTCTCGATGGCGTTGCTGGGTTCGATATTCATCGGCCACCTGTTCGCGCCCTGGCTGCCGGCGGCGCAAATTCCGTCCTATATCGCCGGCCTCATTCTGCTGGCGGCGGCGCCGTGTACGGCGATGGTTTTCGTGTGGTCGAACCTGTGCGAGGGCGAACCGCATTATACGTTGAGCCAGGTCGCGCTGAACGACGTCATCATGGTGTTTGCGTTCGCGCCGCTGGTGGGCCTCCTGCTGGGCGTGGCGTCGATCACCGTGCCGTGGGCGACGCTGCTGATATCGGTCGTGCTGTATATCGTCGTTCCCGTGATCGTCGCGCAGCTATGGCGTCGCGCGCTGCTGGCCAACGGGCCGGCGGCGTTGCAGCGAACCCTGAATGCGCTGCAGCCGGTTTCGCTGGTGGCATTGCTGACGACGCTGGTCATGCTGTTCGGGTTCCAGGGCGAGCAGATCATTGCGCAGCCGCTCGTGATCGTGCTGCTGGCCGTTCCGATCCTGATCCAGGTCTATTTCAATGCGGGGCTTGCCTACTGGCTGAGCCGGCGCTTCGGCGTGGCCTGGTGCGTTGCCGCGCCGGCGGCGTTGATCGGCGCCAGCAACTTTTTCGAACTGGCCGTTGCCGCAGCCATCAGCCTGTTCGGCCTCAACTCCGGGGCCGCGCTGGCCACCGTGGTCGGCGTGCTGGTCGAGGTGCCGGTGATGCTGTCGGTGGTCCATCTGGTGAAGGCGTCGCGCGGCTGGTACGAGTCCGGCGCCACGGCATCCGGCACGGCCAAGGAGACCGCGCGGCCATGA